A region from the Triticum aestivum cultivar Chinese Spring chromosome 3D, IWGSC CS RefSeq v2.1, whole genome shotgun sequence genome encodes:
- the LOC123076768 gene encoding rust resistance kinase Lr10-like isoform X2 — translation MTPLGSWGPGPNDYYSTYDYEDIVKFMRDGFAFRFPFPAPEWTYPWILKTCLKNSRSDFHEQMSSSSIQNKISVIFAIDVRFLGCVKNNSLSDYTKLYWAVLVIVSAISIMKLIIVFAVLSRLVFAPLSVLIFLGYKYWKTKVVIDAVEKFLQMQLALGPTRFAYTDITAITSHFRDKLGQGGYGSVYKGVLPGDIHVAIKMLVSSMSNGEEFISEVSSIGSIHHVNVVRLVGFCSEEMRRALVYEYMPHGSLEKYIFSPEKSFSWDKLNQIALGIARGIDYLHRGCDMQILHFDIKPHNILLDSDFTPKVADFGLAKLYPRDNSFLPVSAARGTVGYIAPEMVSRSFGAISSKSDVYSFGMLLLEMAGGRRNVDPQASRSQTYYPSWVYNQLSRQEVGGISEAVGIHQVERKLCIVALWCIQMKPDDRPAMSEVLDMLEAGIDGLEMPPEPFFCGDEFAPAADSSVLSEISTFPE, via the exons ATGACTCCTTTGGGAAGCTGGGGTCCGGGGCCAAATGATTATTATTCAACTTATGATTATGAAGATATTGTAAAATTTATGAGGGATGGGTTTGCTTTTAGATTTCCTTTCCCAGCTCCAGAATGGACATATCCTTGGATCCTCAAGACATGCCTGAAAAATTCAAGGAG CGACTTCCACGAACAGATGTCTAGTTCAAGCATCCAAAATAAGATTTCTGTGATTTTTGCCATCGACGTGCGTTTCTTGGGATGTGTAAAAAACAACTCCTTGTCTGACTACACTAAATTATATTGGGCTGTGTTGGTCATAGTATCTGCTATAAGTATCATGAAGCTCATTATCG TGTTTGCAGTACTATCCAGGTTAGTCTTTGCACCGTTGTCTGTATTGATCTTCCTTGGCTACAAGTACTGGAAAACAAAGGTAGTAATTGACGCAGTTGAGAAGTTCCTCCAGATGCAACTAGCCCTTGGCCCAACAAGGTTCGCTTACACAGACATCACTGCGATCACTAGCCACTTCAGAGACAAGCTGGGCCAAGGAGGCTATGGGTCCGTGTACAAAGGTGTGCTTCCCGGTGACATCCATGTTGCCATCAAAATGTTGGTCAGTTCCATGTCCAATGGAGAAGAATTCATCAGTGAGGTGTCCAGCATCGGAAGCATTCACCATGTCAACGTAGTGCGTCTGGTGGGTTTCTGCTCGGAGGAAATGAGGAGGGCTCTTGTCTATGAGTACATGCCTCATGGATCTCTTGAGAAGTACATCTTCTCGCCCGAGAAGAGTTTCTCCTGGGACAAGCTCAATCAGATTGCTCTGGGCATTGCCAGAGGGATCGACTATCTGCACCGAGGGTGCGATATGCAGATATTACATTTCGACATCAAGCCTCACAACATCCTGTTGGACAGTGACTTCACCCCAAAAGTCGCTGACTTTGGACTGGCGAAACTGTACCCCAGGGACAACAGCTTTTTGCCGGTGAGCGCTGCGCGGGGAACAGTTGGCTACATAGCTCCCGAGATGGTGTCCCGTAGCTTTGGCGCCATATCTTCGAAGTCTGATGTCTATAGCTTTGGGATGTTGTTGCTGGAGATGGCCGGGGGGCGGAGGAACGTGGACCCACAAGCGTCAAGAAGCCAGACGTACTACCCGTCATGGGTGTACAATCAGCTGTCTCGGCAAGAGGTGGGTGGGATCTCGGAGGCTGTTGGTATCCATCAGGTCGAGAGGAAGCTGTGCATCGTTGCGCTGTGGTGCATCCAGATGAAGCCAGACGACCGGCCAGCCATGAGCGAGGTGCTAGACATGCTCGAAGCTGGCATCGATGGCCTCGAGATGCCTCCCGAGCCCTTCTTCTGCGGGGACGAGTTCGCCCCTGCTGCAGATTCTTCAGTATTATCAGAGATAAGTACATTCCCAGAGTGA
- the LOC123076768 gene encoding rust resistance kinase Lr10-like isoform X1 translates to MTNSVAFPRSVILQALAISSTVSVFLTKTGAEDTLGQAVCPSFSCGHLQDIHNPFRLRGDPPGCGVQEYELVCSDDQAIIQVNTGRYFITNISYPDSVFWVVDASLDNSSCPIPERNQHPYIHILRSDYMFLLYMRTVKWAAFVSCSRMMKDNLIYKPVACRSTNTSFVYVLSTMQSYQVQNVEPSCGYLAMTPLGSWGPGPNDYYSTYDYEDIVKFMRDGFAFRFPFPAPEWTYPWILKTCLKNSRSDFHEQMSSSSIQNKISVIFAIDVRFLGCVKNNSLSDYTKLYWAVLVIVSAISIMKLIIVFAVLSRLVFAPLSVLIFLGYKYWKTKVVIDAVEKFLQMQLALGPTRFAYTDITAITSHFRDKLGQGGYGSVYKGVLPGDIHVAIKMLVSSMSNGEEFISEVSSIGSIHHVNVVRLVGFCSEEMRRALVYEYMPHGSLEKYIFSPEKSFSWDKLNQIALGIARGIDYLHRGCDMQILHFDIKPHNILLDSDFTPKVADFGLAKLYPRDNSFLPVSAARGTVGYIAPEMVSRSFGAISSKSDVYSFGMLLLEMAGGRRNVDPQASRSQTYYPSWVYNQLSRQEVGGISEAVGIHQVERKLCIVALWCIQMKPDDRPAMSEVLDMLEAGIDGLEMPPEPFFCGDEFAPAADSSVLSEISTFPE, encoded by the exons ATGACGAACTCCGTTGCATTTCCACGTTCTGTTATACTCCAAGCATTAGCAATCTCCTCCACAGTTTCAGTTTTTCTAACAAAGACTGGAGCGGAAGATACTCTGGGGCAAGCAGTTTGCCCCTCTTTCTCCTGTGGGCATCTCCAAGACATCCACAATCCTTTTCGATTGCGAGGGGATCCACCTGGTTGTGGTGTTCAAGAATACGAGCTTGTTTGTAGCGATGACCAGGCTATAATTCAAGTCAATACGGGAAGGTACTTCATCACCAACATCTCCTACCCCGACTCTGTTTTCTGGGTTGTTGATGCCAGTTTGGATAATAGCAGCTGCCCTATTCCTGAGAGGAATCAACATCCTTATATCCATATATTGAGATCAGATTACATGTTCCTGTTATATATGCGTACGGTTAAATGGGCTGCCTTTGTCAGTTGTTCACGCATGATGAAAGATAATCTTATTTATAAGCCTGTCGCTTGCCGGAGTACGAACACTTCTTTTGTTTATGTGTTGAGTACCATGCAATCCTATCAGGTTCAGAATGTTGAGCCTTCATGTGGATACTTGGCCATGACTCCTTTGGGAAGCTGGGGTCCGGGGCCAAATGATTATTATTCAACTTATGATTATGAAGATATTGTAAAATTTATGAGGGATGGGTTTGCTTTTAGATTTCCTTTCCCAGCTCCAGAATGGACATATCCTTGGATCCTCAAGACATGCCTGAAAAATTCAAGGAG CGACTTCCACGAACAGATGTCTAGTTCAAGCATCCAAAATAAGATTTCTGTGATTTTTGCCATCGACGTGCGTTTCTTGGGATGTGTAAAAAACAACTCCTTGTCTGACTACACTAAATTATATTGGGCTGTGTTGGTCATAGTATCTGCTATAAGTATCATGAAGCTCATTATCG TGTTTGCAGTACTATCCAGGTTAGTCTTTGCACCGTTGTCTGTATTGATCTTCCTTGGCTACAAGTACTGGAAAACAAAGGTAGTAATTGACGCAGTTGAGAAGTTCCTCCAGATGCAACTAGCCCTTGGCCCAACAAGGTTCGCTTACACAGACATCACTGCGATCACTAGCCACTTCAGAGACAAGCTGGGCCAAGGAGGCTATGGGTCCGTGTACAAAGGTGTGCTTCCCGGTGACATCCATGTTGCCATCAAAATGTTGGTCAGTTCCATGTCCAATGGAGAAGAATTCATCAGTGAGGTGTCCAGCATCGGAAGCATTCACCATGTCAACGTAGTGCGTCTGGTGGGTTTCTGCTCGGAGGAAATGAGGAGGGCTCTTGTCTATGAGTACATGCCTCATGGATCTCTTGAGAAGTACATCTTCTCGCCCGAGAAGAGTTTCTCCTGGGACAAGCTCAATCAGATTGCTCTGGGCATTGCCAGAGGGATCGACTATCTGCACCGAGGGTGCGATATGCAGATATTACATTTCGACATCAAGCCTCACAACATCCTGTTGGACAGTGACTTCACCCCAAAAGTCGCTGACTTTGGACTGGCGAAACTGTACCCCAGGGACAACAGCTTTTTGCCGGTGAGCGCTGCGCGGGGAACAGTTGGCTACATAGCTCCCGAGATGGTGTCCCGTAGCTTTGGCGCCATATCTTCGAAGTCTGATGTCTATAGCTTTGGGATGTTGTTGCTGGAGATGGCCGGGGGGCGGAGGAACGTGGACCCACAAGCGTCAAGAAGCCAGACGTACTACCCGTCATGGGTGTACAATCAGCTGTCTCGGCAAGAGGTGGGTGGGATCTCGGAGGCTGTTGGTATCCATCAGGTCGAGAGGAAGCTGTGCATCGTTGCGCTGTGGTGCATCCAGATGAAGCCAGACGACCGGCCAGCCATGAGCGAGGTGCTAGACATGCTCGAAGCTGGCATCGATGGCCTCGAGATGCCTCCCGAGCCCTTCTTCTGCGGGGACGAGTTCGCCCCTGCTGCAGATTCTTCAGTATTATCAGAGATAAGTACATTCCCAGAGTGA
- the LOC123076770 gene encoding rust resistance kinase Lr10-like: MFEALVVALLFSVLNYGINRATASGDGDFFHNCAPSRCSEEGTEIRFPFRLATSPQSCGAPGLELACSREADTILLHPILGLCKVTAIDYRYGGLNVIPLEESWTRCPLQKISTTNLSTSVYIPDSYGGEIANLVRCSRELIPTEKTGTRPGLGDSIVGPISCLSNTSQFIYLMDGSEPMYILPLDCTVVSNGILMPADYDIKSTMLFTDRARRVIAFGETTLTWSVPNMTDICLDCERNGHSCGFSSQRRQAFCKRQGSRVKVIAATSSVATFVVLLLTAATALYRSLKSKVDEEVRLKIEMFLKAYGTSKPTRYTFSEVKKVTRRFKDRLGQGGFGSVYKGQLANGVPVAVKMLENSKSDGEEFMNEVATIGRIHHANVVRLLGFCSDGTRRALIYEFMPNGSLEKYIFADESDICRELLAPNKMLEIASGIARGIEYLHQGCNQRILHFDIKPHNILLDYSFSPKISDFGLAKLCTRDHSIVTLTAARGTMGYIAPELYSRNFGRISSKSDVYSFGMLVLEMVSGRRNSDPWIENQNEVYIPEWIYEKISTEQELESSREMAQEEKDTVRKLAIVALWCIQWNPKNRPSMLKVLNMLTGTLQSLTMPPKPFVSSPGHPMPQI, translated from the exons ATGTTTGAAGCTTTGGTTGTAGCTCTGTTGTTCTCTGTTCTTAACTATGGAATCAACAGAGCCACAGCAAGTGGTGATGGAGATTTCTTCCATAACTGCGCACCATCAAGGTGCAGCGAAGAAGGCACAGAGATCCGATTTCCGTTCCGCCTTGCAACCAGCCCCCAATCGTGCGGAGCACCTGGCTTGGAGCTAGCATGTTCTAGGGAAGCAGATACCATCCTACTTCACCCAATTCTTGGACTATGCAAGGTCACTGCAATTGACTACAGGTATGGTGGCCTAAATGTCATCCCGCTTGAAGAATCATGGACTAGGTGCCCGCTTCAGAAGATCTCTACCACCAATCTATCAACTAGTGTATACATACCTGACAGTTACGGAGGTGAAATTGCAAACCTGGTACGCTGTTCAAGAGAGTTGATACCAACGGAGAAGACCGGTACAAGACCAGGTCTGGGGGACAGTATTGTTGGCCCAATCTCTTGCCTGAGCAACACAAGCCAGTTCATATATTTGATGGACGGCAGTGAACCAATGTATATTCTTCCCTTAGACTGCACAGTGGTTTCAAACGGTATTTTGATGCCGGCAGATTATGATATCAAATCTACTATGTTATTCACCGACAGAGCCAGAAGGGTCATTGCATTTGGTGAGACAACCTTGACTTGGTCAGTTCCTAACATGACCGACATTTGTCTAGACTGCGAGCGAAACGGGCATTCCTGCGGATTCAGCTCACAACGCAGGCAAGCATTCTGCAAGCGCCAAG GTTCACGTGTGAAAGTCATTGCAG CAACATCATCGGTAGCCACATTTGTGGTTCTCTTGTTGACGGCAGCCACAGCACTCTATCGATCCCTGAAATCAAAGGTTGATGAAGAGGTACGTTTGAAAATCGAAATGTTTCTCAAGGCATATGGCACATCAAAACCAACAAGGTACACATTCTCTGAAGTTAAAAAAGTAACAAGGCGATTCAAAGATAGACTGGGTCAGGGTGGATTTGGAAGCGTATACAAAGGTCAGCTGGCAAATGGAGTACCTGTGGCAGTAAAGATGCTGGAGAACTCAAAGAGCGATGGAGAAGAATTCATGAATGAAGTTGCAACCATTGGTAGAATCCACCATGCTAATGTGGTCCGTCTCTTGGGATTCTGCTCAGATGGAACAAGGCGTGCTCTTATCTATGAATTCATGCCTAACGGATCACTTGAGAAGTATATATTTGCAGATGAATCAGATATTTGTCGAGAGCTATTAGCACCTAACAAAATGCTGGAGATAGCATCAGGCATTGCACGAGGAATTGAATACCTGCATCAAGGGTGCAATCAGCGCATCCTCCATTTCGACATCAAGCCTCACAACATCTTGCTGGACTACAGCTTCAGTCCAAAGATTTCAGATTTTGGGCTTGCAAAGCTGTGTACAAGGGATCATAGCATCGTCACACTGACTGCAGCTAGAGGAACAATGGGTTACATTGCGCCAGAACTATATTCTCGGAACTTTGGGAGAATATCCAGTAAGTCCGATGTCTATAGCTTTGGCATGCTGGTGCTGGAAATGGTGAGCGGTAGGAGGAACTCGGATCCATGGATTGAGAACCAAAACGAGGTTTACATCCCAGAATGGATATATGAGAAAATAAGCACGGAGCAAGAACTGGAATCATCAAGGGAAATGGCGCAAGAAGAGAAGGATACAGTAAGGAAGCTGGCCATTGTGGCACTGTGGTGCATTCAGTGGAACCCAAAAAATCGCCCGTCCATGCTCAAAGTGTTGAACATGTTAACAGGAACCTTGCAGAGTTTAACGATGCCCCCCAAGCCATTTGTTTCGTCTCCGGGCCACCCCATGCCGCAAATCTAG
- the LOC123073613 gene encoding wax ester synthase/diacylglycerol acyltransferase 11 isoform X1, with the protein MQVAMSAATHSSRPLSVRVSREKECADNSIVEPMSPTGRVMEELGVCIVVVIGLGTPVNLPVFRAGIETELLTRFPRFRSIQVMDESTNNGKPRWVQTAVNMDDHIVVPRLDPEADPEKAVEDYVASLSLLPMDRRRPLWEFHFLDFPSSEAASTVVLRLHHSIGDGTSITTLLMASSRSTADPARVPAMPPPPKRTGAIYQREPRPRLSSGDYLALLAWFWSYVVLAWHTLVDVTMIVATILFLSDPRTLFTRADGVEPRTRKRFVHRTLSFDDVKLIKTAMNCTINDVLAGVTAAALSQYYFKKSGDTNTKRICLRSLVLVDARPVSTRQTYVTRVETGNRLSSLICPFNIALQDDPLEYVREAKRFMHRKKSSLEVLFTRVVGEFLVKNFGVKKAGAFIFRRFVERTTIIFSNALGPVEHMALCGHPVAFMAPSIYGPPQALTMHYHNYGSDIKVVLAVDDAQFPDCHQLLDGFAEATRIIKNAAALKTLTTSI; encoded by the exons ATGCAAGTAGCAATGAGCGCAGCCACTCACTCAAGCCGTCCGCTCTCTGTCCGTGTGTCACGGGAGAAGGAATGTGCCGACAATTCCATAGTAGAGCCCATGAGCCCTACCGGAAGAGTCATGGAGGAGTTGGGTGTGTGCATCGTCGTCGTCATAGGGCTTGGCACGCCGGTGAACCTGCCGGTCTTCCGTGCCGGCATCGAAACAGAACTGCTTACTCGTTTCCCACGCTTCCGCAGTATTCAA GTAATGGACGAGTCCACCAACAATGGCAAGCCGCGATGGGTGCAAACGGCGGTGAACATGGACGACCACATCGTCGTTCCCAGGCTGGATCCTGAGGCCGACCCAGAAAAGGCCGTGGAGGACTACGTGGCGTCGCTGTCCCTGCTCCCGATGGACAGGCGCCGCCCGCTCTGGGAGTTCCACTTCCTCGACTTTCCATCCTCCGAGGCAGCCTCCACGGTGGTGCTCCGCCTGCACCACTCCATTGGCGACGGCACCTCCATCACGACGCTCCTCATGGCGTCGTCCCGCAGCACGGCCGACCCGGCGAGGGTGCCAGCTATGCCTCCACCACCCAAGCGCACGGGCGCCATCTACCAGCGAGAACCACGGCCTAGGCTGTCTTCAGGTGATTACCTCGCACTGCTCGCGTGGTTTTGGTCGTATGTAGTGCTGGCCTGGCACACACTGGTGGATGTAACTATGATCGTTGCAACGATACTGTTCTTGAGTGATCCACGCACGCTCTTCACGCGTGCGGATGGCGTCGAGCCTCGCACCCGCAAGCGTTTCGTGCACCGGACCCTTAGCTTTGACGATGTCAAGCTCATCAAGACTGCCATGAACTGC ACTATTAACGACGTGCTAGCCGGTGTGACTGCAGCAGCTCTTTCACAATATTACTTTAAGAAGTCCG GTGACACTAACACGAAGAGAATCTGTTTGCGATCACTCGTCCTAGTCGACGCAAGGCCAGTCTCCACCCGACAA ACATATGTTACCAGAGTAGAGACAGGCAATCGACTTAGCAGCCTCATCTGTCCATTTAATATAGCCTTGCAAGATGATCCCCTTGAGTACGTTCGTGAGGCAAAAAGATTTATGCATAGGAAAAAGAGCTCTCTAGAAGTGCTGTTCACACGAGTGGTCGGTGAATTTTTGGTGAAAAACTTTGGTGTCAAG AAGGCAGGAGCTTTTATCTTCCGCCGTTTTGTCGAACGAACAACCATCATATTTTCAAATGCCCTTGGACCAGTTGAACATATGGCGTTATGTGGGCACCCAGTTGCCTTCATGGCACCTAGTATCTACGGTCCACCACAA GCTTTGACCATGCACTACCATAATTACGGTAGTGATATCAAGGTAGTTCTGGCAGTTGATGACGCACAATTTCCAGATTGTCACCAGCTTTTGGATGGTTTTGCCGAGGCCACTAGAATCATTAAGAATGCAGCAGCCCTCAAGACGTTGACAACATCAATCTAG
- the LOC123073613 gene encoding wax ester synthase/diacylglycerol acyltransferase 11 isoform X2: MQVAMSAATHSSRPLSVRVSREKECADNSIVEPMSPTGRVMEELGVCIVVVIGLGTPVNLPVFRAGIETELLTRFPRFRSIQVMDESTNNGKPRWVQTAVNMDDHIVVPRLDPEADPEKAVEDYVASLSLLPMDRRRPLWEFHFLDFPSSEAASTVVLRLHHSIGDGTSITTLLMASSRSTADPARVPAMPPPPKRTGAIYQREPRPRLSSGDYLALLAWFWSYVVLAWHTLVDVTMIVATILFLSDPRTLFTRADGVEPRTRKRFVHRTLSFDDVKLIKTAMNCTINDVLAGVTAAALSQYYFKKSGDTNTKRICLRSLVLVDARPVSTRQTYVTRVETGNRLSSLICPFNIALQDDPLEYVREAKRFMHRKKSSLEVLFTRVVGEFLVKNFGVKAGAFIFRRFVERTTIIFSNALGPVEHMALCGHPVAFMAPSIYGPPQALTMHYHNYGSDIKVVLAVDDAQFPDCHQLLDGFAEATRIIKNAAALKTLTTSI; this comes from the exons ATGCAAGTAGCAATGAGCGCAGCCACTCACTCAAGCCGTCCGCTCTCTGTCCGTGTGTCACGGGAGAAGGAATGTGCCGACAATTCCATAGTAGAGCCCATGAGCCCTACCGGAAGAGTCATGGAGGAGTTGGGTGTGTGCATCGTCGTCGTCATAGGGCTTGGCACGCCGGTGAACCTGCCGGTCTTCCGTGCCGGCATCGAAACAGAACTGCTTACTCGTTTCCCACGCTTCCGCAGTATTCAA GTAATGGACGAGTCCACCAACAATGGCAAGCCGCGATGGGTGCAAACGGCGGTGAACATGGACGACCACATCGTCGTTCCCAGGCTGGATCCTGAGGCCGACCCAGAAAAGGCCGTGGAGGACTACGTGGCGTCGCTGTCCCTGCTCCCGATGGACAGGCGCCGCCCGCTCTGGGAGTTCCACTTCCTCGACTTTCCATCCTCCGAGGCAGCCTCCACGGTGGTGCTCCGCCTGCACCACTCCATTGGCGACGGCACCTCCATCACGACGCTCCTCATGGCGTCGTCCCGCAGCACGGCCGACCCGGCGAGGGTGCCAGCTATGCCTCCACCACCCAAGCGCACGGGCGCCATCTACCAGCGAGAACCACGGCCTAGGCTGTCTTCAGGTGATTACCTCGCACTGCTCGCGTGGTTTTGGTCGTATGTAGTGCTGGCCTGGCACACACTGGTGGATGTAACTATGATCGTTGCAACGATACTGTTCTTGAGTGATCCACGCACGCTCTTCACGCGTGCGGATGGCGTCGAGCCTCGCACCCGCAAGCGTTTCGTGCACCGGACCCTTAGCTTTGACGATGTCAAGCTCATCAAGACTGCCATGAACTGC ACTATTAACGACGTGCTAGCCGGTGTGACTGCAGCAGCTCTTTCACAATATTACTTTAAGAAGTCCG GTGACACTAACACGAAGAGAATCTGTTTGCGATCACTCGTCCTAGTCGACGCAAGGCCAGTCTCCACCCGACAA ACATATGTTACCAGAGTAGAGACAGGCAATCGACTTAGCAGCCTCATCTGTCCATTTAATATAGCCTTGCAAGATGATCCCCTTGAGTACGTTCGTGAGGCAAAAAGATTTATGCATAGGAAAAAGAGCTCTCTAGAAGTGCTGTTCACACGAGTGGTCGGTGAATTTTTGGTGAAAAACTTTGGTGTCAAG GCAGGAGCTTTTATCTTCCGCCGTTTTGTCGAACGAACAACCATCATATTTTCAAATGCCCTTGGACCAGTTGAACATATGGCGTTATGTGGGCACCCAGTTGCCTTCATGGCACCTAGTATCTACGGTCCACCACAA GCTTTGACCATGCACTACCATAATTACGGTAGTGATATCAAGGTAGTTCTGGCAGTTGATGACGCACAATTTCCAGATTGTCACCAGCTTTTGGATGGTTTTGCCGAGGCCACTAGAATCATTAAGAATGCAGCAGCCCTCAAGACGTTGACAACATCAATCTAG